The DNA sequence GGGAATCTGGGGAAAGAGCAACATCAGAATCAGCAGACCAAGCATTACCAGGGGGAGAAGCCAGCCTACCGAGGCATACGTCGTCTGGCTGCGCCCGAGATTATAACCGCTCTTGAAAAACAGGACGCCGAGGCCGACGCCGCCGACGAGTCCGAGCAGGCCGAAGATAGCATTGCCGTCCCCAGCCGCCAATCGAAATAACGCCCGCCAAGGGCATCCTAAAAAGACCAGGGCGCCGATCATGGCGAACATGCCGAGAATGAACCGCACGATGGGAGCAGAGCCGGCCCGGGAACGAAATTCTTTAAAAAGATAGGCGGCGAGCATCGCCCCTAAAACAAAGCCAACGATCTCCGGTCGGATATACTGCACTACTGCAGCCCGGTGTAACCCCACTCCCCCGGCGATATCCCGTTCAAAACAGGCCACACAGATGCCCATATTCCCGGGATTGCCGAATTTTTGCAGCAATGGGGCCAACACGCCGATAACGGCCCCTACTGTAATGATACCATTACGAGTGGCAAAAAAATTCCACTGCGCTGCCATGCTGTTCCCCCCCTATCCAAGTGAATTGGCGGCAACCTGCCCAATGATCCGGTATGACCGCAAAAATCTTCCTGCTAAACTTCCAGACGGATAGTTCCTGTTCCCGACGCCGTGATTTCTCCCACTACCCCGGCCGATTCCTGACCTTCTTCCTGAAAACGGGCAACGATATCGGCTGCCGCGGCCGCACTCACCGATAACAGTAAACCGCCGTTGGTCTGGGGATCACTCAAAAGGTCTAACACGAGCGGATCAATCCCCAGGGCAGGTTGCAGATGGCTGGCGCAAAAGCGGCGGTTGGCAAAGCTGCCGGCCGGAATCAAGCCCATGCGGGCAAAA is a window from the Desulfobacca acetoxidans DSM 11109 genome containing:
- the yedE gene encoding YedE family putative selenium transporter — translated: MAAQWNFFATRNGIITVGAVIGVLAPLLQKFGNPGNMGICVACFERDIAGGVGLHRAAVVQYIRPEIVGFVLGAMLAAYLFKEFRSRAGSAPIVRFILGMFAMIGALVFLGCPWRALFRLAAGDGNAIFGLLGLVGGVGLGVLFFKSGYNLGRSQTTYASVGWLLPLVMLGLLILMLLFPQIPGKDLSGILFYSVKGPGAQHAPLLISLGIGLLMGVICQRSRFCTMGAFRDLLLFRQVHLLSGIIALLVTACITNLVLSQFKPGFENQPVAHTMELWNFGGMVLAGLAFALAGGCPGRQLFLAGEGDGDAAVFVLGMIVGAGIAHNFLLASSPQGVGQYGIAAVVIGLLVCLGIGFTMRQKV